A DNA window from Ctenopharyngodon idella isolate HZGC_01 chromosome 10, HZGC01, whole genome shotgun sequence contains the following coding sequences:
- the hunk gene encoding hormonally up-regulated neu tumor-associated kinase homolog A: MPDAGTDMGTDVEKIFGVKAPAPTENTHPQSLSNGPLYDVLRNFYHTKRVGNYLIGRKLGEGSFAKVREGLHAITGEKVAVKVIDKKKAKKDSYVTKNLRREGQIQQMIRHPNITQLLDILETENSYYLVMELCPGGNLMNYIYEKKRLDEREAQKYVRQLVMAVEHLHRAGVVHRDLKIENLLLDEQDNIKLIDFGLSNCAGILGYSDPFSTQCGSPAYAAPELLSRRKYGPKVDVWSIGVNMYAMLTGTLPFTVEPFSLKALHQRMVDKDMNPLPPSISSAAVSLLKRLLEPAPDKRPNIHQVMADSWLQLGNPHTGVPYLNRIHIEEINHTVLLHMTEKMGYKHSEVLSAVLTNKACHTLTVYFLLNNKMKRLSKEYREKQYNMEKEKKSELFQTQWRKHIEKVTIPPKQTPIYLAVSKGPTKEKKHRTGLLKAVTGGFKDVYSGRGGCITSSSLEYLEIHPLFPNNPQPAHPTPETQPSQKDSSKEPPKAVNIPARPPSSLGAHSWASASKEPSKEAPPSPWYKLTNGALSPPRHVSAFQPDSSYLKKATIPSPPVLIVKPEPKKSPPASDWPSSSDSSGSPPSSVGSEEPDSPQHRSKFPSMGIGQILKRKVPPFSFQLPPFRPEPAVEVESPTPYHMQTLICTSGALKTLC; this comes from the exons ATGCCAGATGCTGGAACAGACATGGGTACGGACGTCGAGAAGATATTTGGGGTGAAAGCTCCGGCTCCCACAGAAAACACCCACCCTCAGTCTCTAAGCAACGGTCCTCTATATGACGTCCTCCGAAACTTTTACCACACGAAAAGAGTTGGGAATTATCTGATCGGGAGGAAGCTGGGAGAGGGGTCGTTCGCCAAAGTCCGAGAGGGGCTTCATGCGATCACCGGCGAGAAG GTGGCGGTGAAAGTGATTGACAAGAAAAAGGCCAAAAAGGATTCATATGTCACAAAGAACTTGCGGCGTGAAGGACAGATTCAGCAGATGATCCGACACCCAAACATCACCCAACTGCTGGACATCCTGGAGACGGAGAACAGCTACTACCTCGTCATGGAGCTCTGCCCTGGTGGAAACCTCATGAACTACATTTATGAGAAGAAAAGGTTGGATGAAAGAGAAGCCCAGAAGTACGTACGGCAGCTAGTCATGGCGGTGGAGCACCTGCACAGGGCAGGTGTTGTTCACAG aGATTTGAAGATTGAAAACCTCCTCCTTGATGAACAGGACAACATAAAGCTGATCG ATTTTGGCCTCAGTAACTGTGCGGGAATTCTGGGATACTCTGATCCCTTCAGCACACAGTGTGGCAGCCCAGCATACGCCGCCCCTGAGCTTCTCTCAAGGAGGAAATATGGGCCCAAAGTGGATGTCTGGTCAAT AGGGGTGAATATGTACGCCATGCTGACTGGTACCCTACCGTTCACTGTGGAGCCATTTAGCCTGAAAGCTCTACATCAGAGGATGGTGGACAAGGATATGAACCCTCTACCTCCATCTATCTCTTCAG CTGCTGTCAGTCTGCTGAAGAGGCTTCTAGAGCCTGCCCCCGACAAGAGGCCCAACATCCACCAAGTGATGGCTGACTCGTGGCTGCAGTTGGGCAACCCTCACACTGGAGTTCCTTACTTAAATAG AATCCACATTGAGGAGATCAACCATACAGTTCTGCTCCACATGACAGAGAAAATGGGCTACAAACACAGTGAGGTGCTGAGTGCTGTGCTCACTAACAAAGCTTGCCACACGCTGACTGTGTACTTTCTCCTCAACAACAAAATGAAGAGACTCTCAAAAGAGTACAGG GAGAAACAGTACAAcatggagaaagagaaaaagagcgAGCTGTTTCAGACCCAGTGGAGGAAGCACATTGAGAAGGTCACGATTCCACCCAAGCAGACACCCATCTATCTCGCTGTGAGCAAAGGACCCACCAAGGAGAAGAAACACAGAACTG GTCTTCTGAAAGCTGTGACTGGaggttttaaagatgtttactCAGGACGTGGTGGTTGCATCACCTCCTCCTCTCTGGAGTACCTGGAGATCCACCCCCTGTTTCCCAACAACCCGCAGCCAGCCCATCCTACACCTGAGACCCAGCCGTCCCAGAAAGACAGCTCCAAAGAACCCCCAAAAGCTGTCAACATCCCCGCTCGCCCACCTTCCTCCCTCGGTGCTCATTCCTGGGCTTCCGCAAGCAAGGAACCGAGCAAAGAAGCTCCTCCATCGCCATGGTACAAACTGACCAACGGAGCACTTTCTCCGCCTCGACACGTGTCTGCTTTTCAGCCTGATAGCTCGTACTTGAAGAAGGCCACGATCCCCAGCCCACCTGTTCTCATCGTCAAACCTGAGCCCAAGAAAAGTCCTCCCGCTTCAGACTGGCCTAGCTCTTCAGATTCAAGTGGTAGCCCGCCCAGCAGCGTGGGCAGCGAAGAACCCGACAGCCCTCAGCACCGCAGCAAGTTCCCTTCCATGGGTATCGGGCAGATTTTAAAGAGAAAGGTGCCGCCCTTTAGCTTCCAGCTGCCCCCGTTCAGGCCAGAGCCTGCGGTGGAAGTGGAGTCTCCAACTCCCTACCATATGCAAACTCTGATCTGCACCTCAGGGGCTCTCAAAACCCTGTGCTAA
- the mis18a gene encoding protein Mis18-alpha, whose translation MAGKIKVPDDCSYKTFSVCESVVDSSSRVEEDGENDGPAVFMCGKCKLTIGDSLTWAGSDDEQNQIMLKRITDNIVIGKEPFVSGTRKELGCLVVNLTCRGCCSELGIMYISTPKKLDYKRSLFCFNVENIESYVVGSPGQQMPELDRQDRPVTLEYQNIVEQQMTEIKSLAVIIGQRLLEIETNLQCGSGK comes from the exons ATGGCTGGCAAAATTAAAGTTCCTGATGActgtagttataaaacattctCTGTTTGCGAGAGTGTTGttgacagcagcagcagagtgGAGGAAGATGGTGAAAACGACGGTCCAGCAGTGTTTATGTGCGGCAAATGCAAGCTGACCATCGGTGACAGTCTGACCTGGGCAGGCAGTGATGACGAGCAGAACCAAATCATGCTCAAAC GTATCACTGACAATATTGTCATAGGGAAAGAGCCCTTTGTTTCTGGTACCCGAAAGGAGCTTGGATG CCTTGTTGTGAATCTCACCTGCCGTGGCTGTTGTTCAGAATTAGGAATCATGTATATATCAACCCCCAAAAAGCTTGATTACAAGAGATCACTTTTCTGctttaatgttgaaaatattgaAAG CTATGTAGTGGGCAGTCCAGGCCAGCAGATGCCAGAATTAGACAGACAGGACAGACCAGTGACCCTGGAGTACCAGAACATTGTGGAGCAGCAGATGACAGAG ATAAAATCCCTAGCAGTGATTATAGGACAACGCCTACTGGAGATTGAAACTAACCTCCAGTGCGGTTCTGGAAAATGA
- the cfap298 gene encoding cilia- and flagella-associated protein 298 isoform X2, protein MVQLHVKRGDESQFLFSTTVDVSIETLTQQISAIYNGRLKVDRICSEIPELADHGITLPPNMQGLTDDQIMELKLKDEWEDRCIPSGGAEFKKDEIGRRNGHAPNEKMKDVLRKTMEEAKALISNKQVKANVCVTTDMVKEALDQLRGAVMIVYPMGLPPHDPIRMEFENQEDLTGTQRGQGAPAREPLVSEDEQKQMMLHYYKRQEELKKLEEADDDTHLQSNWSDRQALKRQFQGLTNIKWGPR, encoded by the exons ATGGTTCAGCTGCACGTCAAACGAGGAGATGAGAGTCAGTTTCTCTTCAGTACTACAGTGGATGTCTCGATTGAGACACTGACCCAGCAGATCAGCGCGATCTACAATGGAAGATTAAAAGTGGACAGGATCTGCTCTG AAATTCCAGAGCTGGCAGATCATGGGATCACTCTTCCACCAAATATGCAGGGCCTGACTGATGATCAGATCATGGAGCTCAAACTAAAGGATGAATGGGAAGACCGCTGCATTCCCAGTGGTGGTGCTGAGTTTAAGAAGGATGAGATTGGACGTCGAAATGGACATG CTCCAAATGAGAAGATGAAAGATGTTTTAAGGAAAACAATGGAGGAAGCCAAGGCTTTAATCTCAAAC AAACAAGTAAAAGCAAATGTCTGTGTTACCACGGATATGGTCAAAGAGGCTCTAGACCAGTTGCGAGGAGCTGTGATGATAGTTTACCCAATGGGACTGCCTCCACATGATCCAATTAGAATGGAGTTTGAAAATCAAGAAGATCTTACTGGAACACAG AGAGGCCAGGGTGCGCCAGCGCGAGAACCTCTAGTGAGTGAAGACGAACAAAAACAGATGATGCTGCACTATTACAAGAGGCAGGAAGAACTGAAA AAACTAGAAGAGGCAGATGATGACACGCACCTTCAGTCCAATTGGTCAGACAGACAGGCCCTTAAAAGACAGTTCCAGGGACTCACAAATATCAAATGGGGCCCAAGATAG
- the eva1c gene encoding protein eva-1 homolog C isoform X1, with product MISAQHPRSCRAPGLRVQILYSVLLLWTKEMDGLSDFSNYLFRIINSHSAQACDGDLLLLRCPRHSTITIQSAFYGQSETLPGIVPGMRCQWRNHSCSATTALQKVLSECQGHRDCQFLVNHQVFGRDPCPGTPKFLHVSYRCKPTEHKKRVTCEGDRLLLHCKYPKVLNIYSAVYGRPLEEGDLCPSEEQEPPPFECLFHGAGDVVSNICYGKQRCLLTVDQEHFKDPCPPGTKKYITVLYACVPQSLLKEADPRIFQTTSVPNQSTKEGEHPVIRSSKFPENRIIVSNSLMAYGYITENPEMAGLLFTSSVCVGLLIVLIAVSTQLTCSRHLNTPRTFRKSRTANLEEEEPMNQDNDEEEDEDEDEKRSLMDSSSLSEIGRKVYCWEDVTYTTEAAELMERIERRELVIQEIRMNAYLNGNTCILHSYMPTLTQNVQ from the exons ATGATCTCAGCGCAGCACCCGAGAAGCTGCCGTGCACCTGGGCTACGTGTTCAAATACTTTACAGTGTTCTCCTGCTGTGGACCAAAGAAATGGACGGACTCTCGGATTTCTCAA ATTATCTGTTTAGGATCATCAACAGTCATTCAGCTCAAGCTTGTGATGGAGATCTCCTGCTCCTCAGGTGTCCACGACACTCCACCATAACTATTCAGTCTGCATTTTATGGACAGAGTGAAACCCTTCCCGGGATCGTGCCAGGAATGAGATGCCAATGGCGTAATCACAGCTGTTCTGCTACCACAGCGCTGCAG AAAGTGCTCTCTGAATGCCAGGGTCATAGAGATTGCCAGTTTCTGGTTAATCATCAAGTCTTTGGCAGAGATCCTTGTCCTGGAACTCCTAAATTCCTCCATGTATCATACAGGTGTAAACCTA CAGAGCACAAGAAGAGAGTAACATGTGAGGGAGATCGACTTCTGCTGCACTGCAAGTATCCAAAAGTGCTGAATATCTACTCAGCTGTTTATGGTAGACCGCTGGAGGAAGGAGACTTGTGCCCGTCAGAGGAACAAGAACCTCCACCATTTG AATGTCTTTTTCATGGAGCTGGTGATGTGGTATCCAACATCTGCTATGGCAAACAGAGGTGTTTACTTACCGTAGACCAGGAACATTTCAAAGACCCCTGCCCTCCTGGAACAAAAAAGTATATCACCGTCCTCTATGCATGTG TTCCACAAAGTTTACTCAAGGAGGCTGATCCTAGAATTTTCCAAACTACCTCAGTTCCTAACCAGAGCACCAAAGAAG GTGAACACCCAGTTATAAGAAGTTCAAAGTTTCCAGAGAACAGGATTATTGTCAGCAATTCTTTAATGGCATATGGCTACATTACAG agaATCCAGAGATGGCAGGACTACTCTTCACGTCAAGTGTTTGTGTGGGCCTTCTGATTGTTCTAATAGCTGTTTCAACGCAGCTAACCTGCAGTAGACATCTAAATACACCTAGAACGTTTAGGAAGAGTAGAACAGCTAATCTGGAAGAGGAAGAGCCAATGAACCAGGATAATGATGAGGAAGAagatgaggatgaggatgagaAAAGGTCACTGATGGACAGCTCCAGCCTGTCAGAGATAGGCAGGAAGGTGTATTGCTGGGAAGATGTGACATACACCACAGAGGCAGCAGAGCTGATGGAGAGGATTGAACGCCGAGAACTTGTGATTCAGGAAATCAGGATGAACGCATACCTCAATGGAAACACATGCATCCTGCATTCATACATGCCAACTCTTACACAGAATGTGCAGTAG
- the cfap298 gene encoding cilia- and flagella-associated protein 298 isoform X1, producing the protein MVQLHVKRGDESQFLFSTTVDVSIETLTQQISAIYNGRLKVDRICSEIPELADHGITLPPNMQGLTDDQIMELKLKDEWEDRCIPSGGAEFKKDEIGRRNGHAPNEKMKDVLRKTMEEAKALISNKQVKANVCVTTDMVKEALDQLRGAVMIVYPMGLPPHDPIRMEFENQEDLTGTQASLQVIPDEEAQLWWASKELQRGKKLQDYVGKNEKTKIIVKIQKRGQGAPAREPLVSEDEQKQMMLHYYKRQEELKKLEEADDDTHLQSNWSDRQALKRQFQGLTNIKWGPR; encoded by the exons ATGGTTCAGCTGCACGTCAAACGAGGAGATGAGAGTCAGTTTCTCTTCAGTACTACAGTGGATGTCTCGATTGAGACACTGACCCAGCAGATCAGCGCGATCTACAATGGAAGATTAAAAGTGGACAGGATCTGCTCTG AAATTCCAGAGCTGGCAGATCATGGGATCACTCTTCCACCAAATATGCAGGGCCTGACTGATGATCAGATCATGGAGCTCAAACTAAAGGATGAATGGGAAGACCGCTGCATTCCCAGTGGTGGTGCTGAGTTTAAGAAGGATGAGATTGGACGTCGAAATGGACATG CTCCAAATGAGAAGATGAAAGATGTTTTAAGGAAAACAATGGAGGAAGCCAAGGCTTTAATCTCAAAC AAACAAGTAAAAGCAAATGTCTGTGTTACCACGGATATGGTCAAAGAGGCTCTAGACCAGTTGCGAGGAGCTGTGATGATAGTTTACCCAATGGGACTGCCTCCACATGATCCAATTAGAATGGAGTTTGAAAATCAAGAAGATCTTACTGGAACACAG GCATCATTACAAGTGATCCCAGATGAAGAGGCTCAGCTGTGGTGGGCATCTAAAGAACTGCAGAGGGGCAAAAAGCTGCAGGATTATGTTGGGAAAAATGAGAAAACGAAAATTATAGTGAAAATTCAGAAA AGAGGCCAGGGTGCGCCAGCGCGAGAACCTCTAGTGAGTGAAGACGAACAAAAACAGATGATGCTGCACTATTACAAGAGGCAGGAAGAACTGAAA AAACTAGAAGAGGCAGATGATGACACGCACCTTCAGTCCAATTGGTCAGACAGACAGGCCCTTAAAAGACAGTTCCAGGGACTCACAAATATCAAATGGGGCCCAAGATAG
- the eva1c gene encoding protein eva-1 homolog C isoform X2 translates to MRCQWRNHSCSATTALQKVLSECQGHRDCQFLVNHQVFGRDPCPGTPKFLHVSYRCKPTEHKKRVTCEGDRLLLHCKYPKVLNIYSAVYGRPLEEGDLCPSEEQEPPPFECLFHGAGDVVSNICYGKQRCLLTVDQEHFKDPCPPGTKKYITVLYACVPQSLLKEADPRIFQTTSVPNQSTKEGEHPVIRSSKFPENRIIVSNSLMAYGYITENPEMAGLLFTSSVCVGLLIVLIAVSTQLTCSRHLNTPRTFRKSRTANLEEEEPMNQDNDEEEDEDEDEKRSLMDSSSLSEIGRKVYCWEDVTYTTEAAELMERIERRELVIQEIRMNAYLNGNTCILHSYMPTLTQNVQ, encoded by the exons ATGAGATGCCAATGGCGTAATCACAGCTGTTCTGCTACCACAGCGCTGCAG AAAGTGCTCTCTGAATGCCAGGGTCATAGAGATTGCCAGTTTCTGGTTAATCATCAAGTCTTTGGCAGAGATCCTTGTCCTGGAACTCCTAAATTCCTCCATGTATCATACAGGTGTAAACCTA CAGAGCACAAGAAGAGAGTAACATGTGAGGGAGATCGACTTCTGCTGCACTGCAAGTATCCAAAAGTGCTGAATATCTACTCAGCTGTTTATGGTAGACCGCTGGAGGAAGGAGACTTGTGCCCGTCAGAGGAACAAGAACCTCCACCATTTG AATGTCTTTTTCATGGAGCTGGTGATGTGGTATCCAACATCTGCTATGGCAAACAGAGGTGTTTACTTACCGTAGACCAGGAACATTTCAAAGACCCCTGCCCTCCTGGAACAAAAAAGTATATCACCGTCCTCTATGCATGTG TTCCACAAAGTTTACTCAAGGAGGCTGATCCTAGAATTTTCCAAACTACCTCAGTTCCTAACCAGAGCACCAAAGAAG GTGAACACCCAGTTATAAGAAGTTCAAAGTTTCCAGAGAACAGGATTATTGTCAGCAATTCTTTAATGGCATATGGCTACATTACAG agaATCCAGAGATGGCAGGACTACTCTTCACGTCAAGTGTTTGTGTGGGCCTTCTGATTGTTCTAATAGCTGTTTCAACGCAGCTAACCTGCAGTAGACATCTAAATACACCTAGAACGTTTAGGAAGAGTAGAACAGCTAATCTGGAAGAGGAAGAGCCAATGAACCAGGATAATGATGAGGAAGAagatgaggatgaggatgagaAAAGGTCACTGATGGACAGCTCCAGCCTGTCAGAGATAGGCAGGAAGGTGTATTGCTGGGAAGATGTGACATACACCACAGAGGCAGCAGAGCTGATGGAGAGGATTGAACGCCGAGAACTTGTGATTCAGGAAATCAGGATGAACGCATACCTCAATGGAAACACATGCATCCTGCATTCATACATGCCAACTCTTACACAGAATGTGCAGTAG